The Oculatellaceae cyanobacterium region CCTACTCCAGATTATATGCCTGCAATTTGGTATCAGAGCAACTCATTTCGTGAGTTGAACGAAATGGATTGTCCGCCCAAAATTAGGAATTGCAGTTGGATAACTTCAGGTATTAATCGCACTGCTAATCATCGCCAACGTTTAGAATTTTTAAAATCATTACAATTAAGCCAGGTAAATTTTGATTTATATGGTCGCAATTTACCCAAGTCGGCTGTAAGTTGTGGGGAAGTTAAAAATAAATGGCATAGTATGGCTCCTTATTACTATAATTTGGCGATTGAAAATTATGCCGATAATGATTTGTATGTGAGTGAAAAATTGTGGGATGCGCTGTTAGCTTGGTGCTTACCAATTTATTATGGAGGCGGGGCAGCCGATAAGTTGTTACCACCTGGAAGTTTTCTGCGATTGCCGAGTTTGGATGAAAAAGGATTATCTTATATTCAGGAGGTAACTGCGACACCGGATGCGTGGTATGCAGCTAAATCTGCGATCGCAGAAGCTAGACAAATTATCCTTCACAAACTCAATCTCCTCAACTGGTTGTCGGATTTTGTTGACAAATTCGCTTAAACTTTTATCTAAATCTACTGATGGATGGAATTTGCACTTTAGCCAACGATCGCGTTTACGACCAACTAATTGCTTTACTCAATAGTATAGAAGCGATTCTAGGGCAATCAATGCCAGTCTGCGTTTATCCTTACGACGAAAACACAGAAAAAATTGCGGATGCAATTGCCAAACGTCCTAATGTACAACTTTACAATCACCAAGATTCAATCAAACAATGGGATGAATTTGCCCAAAGCGCCTGGGATACTCATCCTACAGCACGTCAAATTTGGAGTAAGGCTGGTAGCAATAACTATCACCGCTTTGGTACTCACCGCCGTTTCTGTGCTTTTGATGCGCCTTTTGATCGCTTCCTCTACATGGATGCGGATACTTTATTAATGGGTGGAGTAGAGCAAATTTTCACACAACTAAATAACTATGATTGTGTTGTCTACGACTTTCAACATAAAGATCCTACTCATGTTTATAATGTATCTTCTCAGCAATTAAACAAATTATTTACCCCAGAACGAATTAAATCGGAGATTTTTTGTTCAGGATTATATGCTTCTAAAAAAGATTTGTTTGATATAGATAGACGCAATTGGCTAATCTCTCAATTGCAAGCAGGAGATGCTGAAGCTTTATATCCTATGTCAGTAGATCAAAGCTTGCTCAATTATATGATGATGAAAACTAATGTATCAATTTACAATTTTGCTTTAAACTTACCGGAAGATCAAGCAACTGGATGCTGTATTACTTCACCGCATTTTCAAGCAGAAAATCAGATATTATATGACAAAGGCAATCGTTTAACATATATTCACTATATTGGGTTGTCATCAAGAATTTTTAATCAAGTTTGTGCTGGAGAAAATATAGATTTTCCTTACCGTGATGTGTTTTTACATTATCGCTATTTGCACGAACCAGAACTTCGCCCAATTTTTACAACTAAACCTAAACCCTACAAGCAACCTCCCAGTCTCAAGACGCGATTTTTGAGAAAAATCGGCTTAAAATGAGGATTTATCAATGAGTCGTGGCATTTATATTACAGCTAATGATCGGGTAATTGAGAGTGCGATCGCACTCCTCAATAGCATTAGGCTTTACGATCCACATACACCTGTTGTCTTAATTCCTTACGATGACAAATATCAAACTGTAGCTAATATCCTCTCTCAGAATTATGGTGTAACAATTTATGAGGATTTAGCATTTATCAAACGTTTATCTAAAAATTTACATAATATATTTGGTGATAACTTTTTTGCCAGACCTAATCAATTTCGTAAGCAAGCTTGCTGGTTTGGTTCATTTGATGAGTTTTTGTATATTGACACCGATATAGTTGTTTTCGAGAAAATTATTGATAATCTCAACTACTTTGCTAATTATGATTTTATTTGTTGTGATTATCAGCACCTCGCTGGACTAAAAAATGTATTTACACCCAAAATTATTACCGATAATATTTTTACTGAGACAGAAATCGCAGATATTTTTAATTGTGGATTTTGGGGTTCTAAAAAGAATTTGATATCGGAGGAGGAATTATATAATATCTTTGCTGAATGTGCTGCGAATACCCAATACTTTGATTTTTCTAGAAAAACTTCAGATCAACCTATTATTAACTATATGATCTTGAAGCTTATTTCACGCAGATTTAACATAATTCGTAGACCTGGAGGTGCGCCTGGAAATTGGGCTGGAAGTAAGCAATTTCAATATCAAGATAATATTCTTATAGACCCAAATATTAATCAACCACTGCAATATTTACACTGGGCAGGTATTAAAATACAGCCTGGTTGTCCTTACTGGGATATTTGGGAACACTACCGTTATTTAAA contains the following coding sequences:
- a CDS encoding Npun_R2821/Npun_R2822 family protein, translated to MDGICTLANDRVYDQLIALLNSIEAILGQSMPVCVYPYDENTEKIADAIAKRPNVQLYNHQDSIKQWDEFAQSAWDTHPTARQIWSKAGSNNYHRFGTHRRFCAFDAPFDRFLYMDADTLLMGGVEQIFTQLNNYDCVVYDFQHKDPTHVYNVSSQQLNKLFTPERIKSEIFCSGLYASKKDLFDIDRRNWLISQLQAGDAEALYPMSVDQSLLNYMMMKTNVSIYNFALNLPEDQATGCCITSPHFQAENQILYDKGNRLTYIHYIGLSSRIFNQVCAGENIDFPYRDVFLHYRYLHEPELRPIFTTKPKPYKQPPSLKTRFLRKIGLK
- a CDS encoding glycosyltransferase family 10 yields the protein MDKKIVGMLSSYPGLSQNADWLWTQTPDYFGVWGNIQMQALASKPDFLLMYQFDFPKKPQQRSWLSALRKPKWHQKTDIKSKLRDVPQERIIYLLREPPLEEVKNINNWNYQQAKNYCGYVSGADDFAPTPDYMPAIWYQSNSFRELNEMDCPPKIRNCSWITSGINRTANHRQRLEFLKSLQLSQVNFDLYGRNLPKSAVSCGEVKNKWHSMAPYYYNLAIENYADNDLYVSEKLWDALLAWCLPIYYGGGAADKLLPPGSFLRLPSLDEKGLSYIQEVTATPDAWYAAKSAIAEARQIILHKLNLLNWLSDFVDKFA
- a CDS encoding Npun_R2821/Npun_R2822 family protein, coding for MSRGIYITANDRVIESAIALLNSIRLYDPHTPVVLIPYDDKYQTVANILSQNYGVTIYEDLAFIKRLSKNLHNIFGDNFFARPNQFRKQACWFGSFDEFLYIDTDIVVFEKIIDNLNYFANYDFICCDYQHLAGLKNVFTPKIITDNIFTETEIADIFNCGFWGSKKNLISEEELYNIFAECAANTQYFDFSRKTSDQPIINYMILKLISRRFNIIRRPGGAPGNWAGSKQFQYQDNILIDPNINQPLQYLHWAGIKIQPGCPYWDIWEHYRYLNTSQPKQVALPQTRQNLWQQIKQKLKL